The Streptomyces cyaneogriseus subsp. noncyanogenus region TGCCCCCCGGTACGCGGGCGCTCTCCTTCGGCACCTGTTCGCTGGTGCTGGAGCCGGGGGCGAGCGCCTATGAGGGACTGCTGCACGAGTCGGCGGCGCGCGGCCTGTTCACCGCGCTGGACCCGAACATCCGGGCGGGGCTGATCCCGGACCCGGACGCCTACCGGGCGCGGTTCGCGAGCTGGCTGCCCTCGGTGTCACTGCTGAAGCTGTCCGCGGAGGACGCCGAGTGGCTCGGCGGCACGCCGCGGGAGTGGCTGGCGGCCGGCCCGGCGGCGGTCGTCGTCACCCGGGGAGCGCAGGGGCTGACCGCCTACACCCGCGACGGCGGGGTGCACGAGGTGCCGGGCGAGCGGGTCGAGGTGGCCGACACCATCGGCACGGGCGACACGGTGAACGCGGCGCTGCTGCACGGGCTGGCTGAGCGGGACGCGCTCGGCGCGCGGGCCCTGGCCGCGCTGGGTCCGCGGGAGTGGACGGCGCTGCTGGGCTTCGCGGCGCGCGCGGCGGCCGTCACCTGCTCGCGCCCGGGCGCGGAACCGCCGTGGGCCCACGAGCTGCGGCCGTGAGACCCCGGCGGTACGGGGTCAGCCGGTCCGGCCCCCCACGGCCCGCAGGGCGCCGGGGCGGCGGCCGTCGAGGCGGTCCAGGGCGGCGGCCGTGGAGTCGTCCGCGGGGAGGTGGACGACGATCCGCTGGCCGTCGTCGGGAAGGGTGAGCGTCTCGTGCAGCAGCCGCAGCTCTCCGGCCTCCGGATGCGCGAGGTGCTGGGTGCCGACGCGGCGCGGGGTGACGGCGAGGTCGGCGAAGCGTTCGGTGAACTCCGCCCCGGCCGTCACCGACAGCTCGTCGGCCAGCGCGGCGACGTACGGGTCGCGCAGGGGCACCTCGTGCCGGAGCTGGGCGACCAGGTCGTCGGCCACCCGGTCCCAGTCCGGGTAGGCGGCACGGGCCCGCTCGTCGGTGAACACGTACCGCAGCAGGTTGGGCCGCTCGGCGTCGAGCAGCCCGATCGGGCCGGTCAGCCGCGCGTAGCCCTCGGTGTGCGCGAGGACGTCGCCGATCCAGTTCAGGACGGCGGCGGGGGCGGGCTCCAGGCGGTCCAGGACGGCCCGCACGGTGGGGCGCGCGGCGCGGCTGAGCGGCGGGGCCGCCGCGCACACCAGCGGGTCGCCGCCGTCGCCCTCCTTCGCCAGGCGGCGCAGCAGCATCCGGTCCCTCAGGGAGAGGTTGAGCGCGTCGGCGAGGGCGCCGAGCACCTGGGCGGACGGGTTGCGGTCGCGGCCCTGTTCGAGGCGGGTGAGGTACTCGACGCTGACGCCGGCGAGCGTGGCCAGCTCGGCGCGGCGCAGGCCCGGGGTGCGGCGGCGGGGCCCGGCGGGCAGCCCGGCCTCCGCCGGGGTGACGGCTTCGCGCCAGGTGCGCAGGAAGGTGCCCAACTCGTTGTCGCTCACGGGCCGAACGTACCAACGCGCGCGTGCCGGAGGGTGGCCCTGTCACTACCACGCTCGGCGCGGTCTCCCTGCGGTGGCGCCGGGCGCGCAGGGTGGTGGGCATGACGACGCATGACATCGCTGCCACCGCCGCTCTGCCGCTCGCCCCGGGCCGGTGGACCCTGGACCCGCTGCACTCCGCGGTGAACTTCACCATCCGCCATCTGGGCATCGCCAAGGTGCGGGGACGCTTCACCGGCGTGGAGGCCGGGCTGTACGTCGGGCGGACGGCCGACGAGATCCGGGTGACCGCGACGATCGACCTGGCCTCGATCGACACCGGCAACCCCGACCGGGACGCGCATGTGCGCGCCTCCGACCTGCTGGACGTGGAGAAGCGCCCGACGATGGTCTTCCGCTCGACCCGGGTGTCGGGCGAGGGCGGGGACTGGACGATGGAGGGGGAGCTGACGATCGGGGACGTGACCCGTCCGGTGACGCTCGCGGTGGAGTTCGGCGGGCTGGTGGAGGTGCCCATGGACGGCAGCCGGCACGCCGGGTTCGAGGCGACGGGCGAGATCCGGCGCGGTGATTTCGGGCTGGACTTCGCTCCCGGCCTGCTCGGGGAGGTCGTGAAGATCCAGTTGGACATGGAGTTCGTGGAGCCGAGGAGCGCCTGAGAGACGCGGACGCGCCGTGTCCCGCGGGCACTGCCCGGGGACACGGCGCGTCGGTGCGCGGAACGGCCGGCCGGCCCGGTCAGTCCTTGCTCGCCCGCGTGGACTTCTTGGCGGCCGTCCGCCCGGCGGCGGTCTTCTTCGTGGCCGTCTTCTCGGCGGCCGCCTTCTTCGTGGCCGTCTTCTTGGCGGCCGTCTTCTTGGCGGCGGTGCCGTCGACCGTGCCGGTGGCGGTCCTCCTGGCGGTGGCGGCCTTGGCGGCCACCGTCCTGACGGTCCTGCGGGGGGCCTTCACGGGCTCCGCGTCGCTGATCCGGTCGGCTCCGAGGATGTCCCGCAGGAACTTGCCGGTGTGGCTGGCCGGGACCGCGGCGACCTGCTCGGGGGTGCCCTCGGCGACCACCAGGCCACCGCCGGCGCCGCCCTCGGGGCCCATGTCGACGACCCAGTCGGCGGTCTTGATCACGTCGAGGTTGTGCTCGATGACGATGACCGTGTTGCCCTTGTCGACCAGCCCGGACAGGACCTTCAGCAGCTTGCTGATGTCCTCGAAGTGCAGACCGGTGGTCGGCTCGTCCAGGACGTAGACCGTGCGTCCGGTGGAGCGGCGCTGAAGCTCGCTGGCGAGCTTCACGCGCTGCGCCTCACCGCCGGACAGCGTGGTCGCGGACTGGCCGAGGCGGACGTAGCCGAGACCGACGTCGTTGAGCGTCCTGAGGTGGCGGGAGATCGCCGGGACGGCCTCGAAGAAGTCCATGGCCTCCTCGATCGGCATGTTCAGGACGTCGGCGATGGACTTGCCCTTGTAGTGGACCTCCAGGGTCTCCCGGTTGTACCGGGCGCCGTGGCAGACCTCGCACGGCACGTACACGTCCGGGAGGAAGTTCATCTCGATCTTGATGGTGCCGTCGCCCGCGCAGTTCTCGCAGCGGCCGCCCTTGACGTTGAAGGAGAACCGGCCGGGCTGGTAGCCCCGGACCTTGGCCTCGGTCGTCTCGGCGAACAGCTTGCGGATGTGGTCGAAGACACCGGTGTACGTCGCCGGGTTCGACCGCGGGGTGCGGCCGATCGGCGACTGGTCGACGTGGACGACCTTGTCGACGAGGTCGTCGCCGTCCACGCGCGTGTGCCGCCCGGGCACGTTCCTCGCGCCGTTGAGCTCGCGGGCCAGGTGCGTGTACAGGATGTCGTTGACCAGCGTCGACTTGCCGGAGCCGGACACGCCGGTGACCGCGGTGAACACGCCCAGCGGGAAGGAGACGTCGATGTCCTTCAGGTTGTTCTCGCGGGCGCCGTGCACGGTGAGGCGGCGGGACGGGTCGAGGGGGCGGCGGGCCTCGGGCAGCGGGATGGCCTTCCGGCCCGACAGGTACTGGCCGGTCTGCGACTCGGCGTTGGCGAGCAGCTCCTTCAGGGAGCCGCTGTGCACCACCTTGCCGCCGTGCTCACCGGCGCCGGGGCCGATGTCGACGATCCAGTCGGCGGTCTTGATGGTGTCCTCGTCGTGCTCGACGACGATGAGCGTGTTGCCCATGTCGCGCAGCCGGACCAGGGTCTCGATCAGCCGGTGGTTGTCGCGCTGGTGCAGGCCGATGGACGGCTCGTCCAGGACGTACAGGACGCCGACGAGACCGGAGCCGATCTGGGTGGCCAGGCGGATGCGCTGGGCCTCGCCGCCGGAGAGCGTGCCGGCCGCGCGGTTCAGCGAGAGGTAGTCCAGGCCGACGTCGACCAGGAACCGCAGCCGCTCGTTGACCTCCTTCAGCACGCGCTCGGCGATCTTCTTGTCGCGGGCGGTGAGCTTCAGCTCGCCCAGGAACTCCGCGCAGTCGCTGATCGACATCGCGGAGACCTCGGCGATCGACCTGCCCTCGATGGTGACCGCGAGGACGACGGGCTTGAGGCGGGTGCCCTCACAGGTGGGGCAGGGCACCTCGCGCATGTAGCCCTCGAAGCGCTCCCGGCTGGCGTCGGACTCGGCCTCGCTGTGCCGGCGCTTGACGAACGGCACCGCGCCCTCGAAGGCCGTGGTGTAGCGGCGCTCGCGGCCGTACCGGTTGCGGTAGCGGACCTCCACCTGCGTCTTGTGGCCGTGGAGCAGGGCCTTCTTGGCGCGCTGCGGCAGGCCCGCGAAGGGGATGTCGGTCCGGAAGCCGAGGGCCTCGGCGAGGGCACCGATCAGACGGCCGAAGTAGTCCTTGGTGTGGCCGTGCGACCAGGGGTGGATGGCACCCTCGTCCAGGGACTTGTCCGGGTCGGGGACGATCAGCTCCGGGTCGACCTCCATGCGCGTGCCGATGCCCGTGCAGTCGGGGCAGGCGCCGAAGGGCGAGTTGAAGGAGAAGGAGCGGGGCTCCAGCTCCTCGAAGGAGAGGTCGTCGTACGGGCAGTACAGGTGCTCCGAGTACATGCGCTCGCGCTCCGGGTCGTCCTCGGGGAGGTCGACGAAGTCGAGCACGACCATGCCGCCCGACAGGCCGAGAGCGGTCTCGACGGAGTCGGTGAGGCGGCGCTTGGCGGAGTCCTTGACCGTGAGGCGGTCGACGACCACCTCGATGGTGTGCTTCTCCTGCTTCTTCAGGGTGGGCGGGTTGGAGAGCTGGACGGTCTCGCCGTCGACCCGCGCGCGGGAGTAGCCCTTGGTCTGGAGGTCGGCGAAGAGGTCGACGAACTCGCCCTTGCGCTCGCGCACCAGGGGCGAGAGCACCTGGAAGCGGCTGCCCTCGGGCAGTTCCAGGACCTTGTCGACGATGGCCTGCGGCGACTGGCGGGAGATGGGTCGGCCGCACTCGGGGCAGTGCGGCTTGCCGATGCGCGCGAAGAGCAGCCGGAGGTAGTCGTAGACCTCGGTGATGGTGCCGACCGTGGAGCGCGGGTTGCGCGAGGTCGACTTCTGGTCGATGGAGACCGCCGGGGAGAGGCCCTCGATGAAGTCGACGTCCGGCTTGTCCATCTGGCCGAGGAACTGCCGGGCGTAGGAGGAGAGCGACTCCACGTAGCGCCGCTGGCCCTCGGCGAAGATCGTGTCGAAGGCCAGGGAGGACTTGCCCGACCCGGACAGGCCCGTGAAGACGATGAGCGCGTCACGTGGCAGGTCGAGCGAGACGTTCTTCAGGTTGTGCTCGCGCGCGCCACGGACGATGAGACGGTCGGCCACGCCGGTCCGCACCTTTCTTGGGAGAAGTGACAGGGGCGGGGCCCCCGTGCTTTCTCAGACTAGGGGGAGCCACTGACAACGCCGGTCGGATTCACGGGTTGTCAACAAACCCCGGCTATCCAGCATGCCCGACGCCATGCCCGACCATATAGCACGTGCATTCGATTTGCTGGGACGGTCCGCTACCTTCACCCGAAGGTGTGGCACGGTCTAGGGTCAGCAGCATGATGGATCACGCGCATGACCTGGCGTCTGTACGTGACGCTACCGAACGGCTGCTCACCGCGGTCGGCAAACTGGACAACGCGGCTGTGACGCAGCCGTCACGGCTGCCGGGCTGGACGCGCGGCCATGTCCTCGCCCACCTCGCTCGCAACGCCGACGCTCTGGTCAACGTCCTCGAAGGCCGCCCCATGTACGTCTCCGGCGAGGCCCGGGACGCCGACATCGAACGGGACGCCCCGCGCCCCCTCGACGCACACCTGGCGGACCTGCGGGAGAGCGCGGCCCGCTTCGAGGAGGCGGGGGCCGCCCCCGGGGACTGGTCCCGCACGGTGGAGCTGCGCAACGGGGTCACCGACTCCGCCCGGCGGGTGCCCTTCCGGCGGTGGGTGGAGGTGGAGCTGCACCATGTGGACCTCGCGGCGGGCTACGAGCTGGAGGACCTCCCGGGGGACTTCACCGAGCGGGAGATCGGCTTCCTCGCCGAGCGGTTCACCGGCCACCCGGAGGTGCCGCCCACCCGCCTGACCGACGGCACGCGCGCGTGGAACACGGGCCGTCAGGCGGACGCCCCCGCGGTCACCGTCACGGGGAGCCGGGCGGATCTGCTCGGGTGGCTGGCCGGACGCCGCGACGGGTCGGCGCTGTCGGTGACGGGCGGCCCGCTCCCGGCGCTTCCCCCGCTGTAGGTCCGAGGCTCCGGCGGCGGTCCCGGCCGGGGCCCGCGAGCCCGGCATGGTCCGGGCAAGAGGCCCTACCAGCCTGCCGGGGCACTAGGCTGACCGGCATGACGTACAGCGGAGAGGTGAGGGTCGGCGGGCCCGCCGACGTGCACGAGCTCAAGGACCTGATGATCACCAAGATCGCGGTCGGCCCGATGGACAACAACGCCTATCTGCTGCGCTGCCGGGCCACGGACGAGCAACTGCTGATCGACGCCGCCAACGACGCGGGCACCCTGCTCGGCATGATCGGTGACGACGGCATCGCCTCCGTCGTCACCACCCACCGCCACGGCGACCACTGGCAGGCGCTCGCCGAGGTGGTCGCGGCCACCGGAGCCCGCACCTACGCGGGCCGCCACGACGCCGAGGGCATCCCGGTGCCGACCGACGTCCTGCTCGACGACGGCGACACCCTCCGCGTGGGCCAGGTGGAGCTGACCGCCCGGCATCTGGTCGGGCACACGCCGGGGTCCATCGTCCTCGTCTACGACGACCCGCACGGGCACCCCCACGTCTTCACGGGGGACTGCCTGTTCCCCGGCGGCGTGGGCAACACCCACAAGGACCCCAAGGCGTTCGCCAGCCTGATCCACGACGTGGAGACCAAGATCTTCGACGTCCTCCCGGACGAGTCGTGGGTCTACCCGGGACACGGCAACGACACCACCCTGGGCGCGGAACGGCCGCATCTGCCGGAGTGGCACGCGCGCGGCTGGTGAGCACGCGCCGACGCGGGCACGCGCGGGTGACGGCCCGGGAGGATCCAGGGATCCGCCGGGGCGCACGCGCGGGCGTCCGGACGGCGGACCGCCTCGTAAAGCGGCCCCGGGCCGCGACCGGTTCGCGGGGTCCGGCCCGGCCCCCGGTCAGGGGTACGCGGGCGCCGGCCCGGCCCCGGGTCAGGGCTCACGCCTCGGCCCGTGCCGCCCCCGCCAGCGCCGCGACGCGCTCCACGCCGAAGACGTAGCCCTGCACCCCGCACCCGGCGATGACTCCGTCGGCGCGCAGCGAGACGTAGGAGTGGTGCCGGAACGACTCGCGCTGGTGGATGTTGGAGATGTGGACCTCCACCACCGGCAGACCGTCGCAGGTGTTGAGCGCATCCAGGATCGCGACGGAGGTGTGCGAGTAGGCGGCCGGGTTGATCACGATCCCGCAGTGGTTCAGCCGCGCCTCGTGGATCCAGTCGACCAGCTCCCCCTCGTGGTTGGACTGGCGGAAGTCCACCGTGCCGCCGTGGGCGGCCGCCGCCTCGGCGCACATCGCCTCGACGTCGGCGAGGGTGTCGGACCCGTAGATCTCCGGCTGCCGCTGGCCGAGCAGGTTCAGATTGGGGCCGTTGAGAATCATGATCGGGGCGTTGGCCAGGGTGCGGGGCACGGTTCCTCCGGTCCGTTCGAGGGGCGGGCGGCGCGTCGGGCCGCCGCTGCTCGACCCGGTTTATCACGGTGCCCCGGCGGGGCGGCCGGCCGTACCCTCCCGTCATGACGACGCCCTCGTACCCTCCCAAGCCCTCGCCCGGCGACCGCGTCGCGGTGGTCTCGCCCTCGGCCGGCCTGCCGGGGCTCTTCCCGCTGCCGTACGAACTGGGCCTGGAGCGGCTGCGGGACGTCTTCGGGCTGGAGCCGGTCGAGTACCCGGCCACCCGGAAGATCGGTTCGACCCCGCGGGAGCGGGCGGAGGACCTCCACGCCGCCTTCGCGGACCCGGACATCAAGGCCGTGATCGCCTCCATCGGCGGGGACGACCAGATCACGGTGCTGCCGCTGCTGGACCGCGCGCTGATACGCGCCAACCCCAAGCCGTTCTTCGGCTGGAGCGACAACACCAATCTGCTCGCCTTCCTGCACCGCACGGGCATCGTCGCCTACCACGGCGGGTCCGTGATGTGCGAGCTGGGCCGCCCCGGCGCCATGCACCCGCAGACCGAGGAATCCCTGCGGGCGGCGCTGTTCACCTCGGGACCGTACGAACTGCGGCCGGCCGCGCGCTGGCGCGATGTGGACCTCGACTGGGCCGACCCCGCGACCTTCGGCGCGGAGCCGGCCACCCGGCCCGGGACCGGGTGGACCTGGGTCGGCGCCGACCGGGTGGTGGAGGGCCGCGGCTGGGGCGGCTGCCTGGAGATCCTCGGCTGGCTGCTCATGGCCGACCGGGAGATCCCGCGGGATCCGGCGGAGTTCGACGGCGGCGTGCTCTTCCTGGAGACGTCGGAGGAGATGCCGAGCGCCACCGAGGTATTCCGCACCTTGCGGAACATGGGCGAGCGCGGCCTGCTCCGGCGTTTCGCGGCCCTGCTGATGGCCCGGCCCAAGACATGGTCCTTCGAGCGCCCCCACACCCCCGAGGAGAGCGCCCGCCACGCGGCGGAGCAGCGTGAGGCCGTGCTGGCGGCCATGCGGGCCTACGCCCCCGGCACCACGATCGTCTTCGACGTGGACTTCGGGCACACCGATCCGCAGGTCGTCCTCCCCTACGGGGGCTTCATCCGCGTGGACGGACCCGCCCGGCGCATCACCGTCACGTACTGACCCGGATGCCCCTCGCGCCACCCCCGTGCGCCCCCGTAACCGGCGGTCACCGTGGGTAGTGGTGGCGGCGTGAACGATGTACGTGCCGTGAGGACACCCTCCATGCTGCGGCTGGCCGCAGCGTCGCTCGCCGGGACGGCGATCGAGTTCTACGACTTCTTCGTCTACGGGACCGCGGCGGCGCTGGTGCTGGGGCCGCTGTTCTTCCCGGCGTTCTCGCCGCTGGCGGGGACGCTGGCGGCCTTCGCGACGTTCGGGGTGGGCTTCGTGGCCCGGCCGCTGGGGTCGGTGCTGTTCGGGCACATCGGGGACCGGCACGGGCGGCGGCCGGTCCTCGTCGCCTCGCTGCTGCTGACCGGGGCCTCGACGGTCGCGGTCGGCTGTGTGCCGACGTACGGCGCGATCGGCGTGGCCGCTCCCGTGCTCCTGGTGCTGCTGCGGTTCCTCCAGGGGCTGGGGCTCGGCGGGGAATGGGGCGGGGCCGTGCTGCTGACCGCCGAACACGCTCCCCCCGAACGGCGCGCGCTGTGGTCGAGCTTCCCGCAGATCGGGCCCGCGGTCGGCTTTCTGCTCGCCAACGGGGTGATGCTGGCGCTGTCGGCGACGCTGTCCGACGCGCAGTTCGCCCAGTGGGGATGGCGGGTGCCGTTCTGGATGGCGGGCGGACTGGCCGTGGCCGGGCTGTGGCTGCGGTCGTCGCTCACCGAGAGTCCCCGCTTCCTGGAGATCGACGACCACGCGCGCGTGCCGCTCGCGGAGGTGGTGCGCGATCACTGGCGCCTCGTCCTGCTGACGGCGGGCGCGCTCTCGGTCGGTTACGCGATCTTCTACGCCGTGACCACCTGGTCCCTGGCGTACGCGACGGAGCGGCTGGGGGTGAGCCGCAGTGTCATGCTGACCTGCATCATGGCCGCGGTGCTGGTCAAGGGCGCCGTCACCCCGCTGGCGGCACTGCTCGCGGACCGTTACGGCCGGCGGCCGCTGTGCCTGGCCGGGTGCACGGCCGCGGTCCTGTGGATGTTCCCGATGGTCGCGCTGCTGGCGACCGGCGCTCCGCTGCCGATGTTCGTGGGTTTCCTGGGCGCGATGCTCGCGTTCATCACGATGTTCGCGGTGATCGCCGCCTATCTCCCGGAGCTGTACGAGCCCCGGGTGCGCTGCACGGGCGCCGCCGTCGGCTACAACCTCGGCGGTGTCCTCGGGGGCGCGCTCACCCCGATCGTGGCGACGGCCCTCGCCGAGCAGGGCGGGCGGGTGCCCTGGGGGGTGGCGGCGTATCTGACCGTGCTCGCCCTGCTGAGCCTCGGGTGTTTCGCGCTGCTGCCCGAGACGCGTCCGGCGCCGGTCGCGGTGGAGCGGCCCGCCACCGGCTGACGATCGGGTCCGCCCGGCTAGGGGTTGATCGCGAGTTCCAGGTAGGCGGCGAACAGCACCAGATGGACCCCACCCTGCAACGGCGTGGCGCGGCCCGGCACGACCGTCAGCAAGGCGACGACCACGGTGAGGGCGAGCAGCACCATGTGCACGGATCCCAGACCGAGGACGAGCGGTCCCGGCAGCCACACCGATGCCAGGGCGACCGCGGGGATGGTCAGGCCGATGCTGGCCATCGAGGACCCGAGCGCGAGATTCAGGCTGGTCTGCACCCGGTCGCGGCGCGCGGAGCGCAACGCGGCGATGGTCTCGGGCAGCAGCACCAGCAACGCGATGATCACCCCGACGACGGCGTGGTGCAGCCCGGCGGCCTCCACCCCTTCCTCGATGGTGGGCGACACCCCTTTGGCCAGGCCGACCACGCCGATCAGGGCGAGCCCCAGCAGTCCCAGACTGATCAGGGCGGTACGGGAGGAGGGCGCGTCCGCGTGATCCTCCGCCGTGATGGCGCGGCCCTGCCGGGTGACGGGCAGGAAGTAGTCGCGGTGCCGGACGGTCAGGGTGGCGATGAACAGGCCGTACAGGACGAGCGAGGAGAGCGCCGCGAAGGTCAGCTGCACCGTGGAGAACTCCGGGCCCGGCCTGCTCGTGGTGAACGTCGGCAGTACCAGGCTGAGTGTGGCGAGGGTCGCGACGGTCGCGAGGGCGGCACCGGTGCCTTCCGGGTTGAAGACGGCCGTGCGGTGCCGCAGGGAGGCGGCCAGCAGGCTGAGCCCGACGACGCCGTTGCATGTGATCATCACGGCCGCGAAGACGGTGTCCCGGGCCAGGGTGGAACTCTTGTCCCCGCCGTCCACCATCAGGGTGACGATCAGCGCCACCTCGATGATCGTGACGGCGACGGCGAGGACGAGGGACCCGAAGGGCTCGCCGACCCGGTGCGCCACCACCTCGGCGTGGTGGACGGCGGCCAGGACCGCTCCGGCGAGGACGAGCGTCACCAGCGCGACGACGGCGCCGGGCAGGTCACGTCCCCAGGTGAGGACCAGCAGGACGACCGCGGCCACCGGCACGGCGGTCGTCCACCGGGCCATGAGCGCCCTGGGCCGAGTGATCATGCGGCGATCGTCGCAGAGGTGGACGGCTTTCGCATCCCGGTCACCCGGAGCCCGCCCCGGGTCTCCCGCCGCCCGCAGCGCGGTGGGAGACCCCGCGCCTTCGCCGGGCGGGCGCGGGGCCGGCCCCGGGGCGGCTGCCCGCGTACGGGCGGCACGGGCCACCCGTACGCGGGCACCGGGGGGGCGGCCGGCGGTACGCCGCTCGTCCCTCCCGGTGCCGGGGGTTCGCTCGTCTGCGGCCGTCAGGCCCCGACGCTGTCCTTCTCCGCGTCGTCGTCCTGCCGGCCTTCCGCCTCGGCGGCGGCCTGCTTCCGGGTCGCCATCAGGCTGGTGATGGTGGTGACGACCAGGACCGCGCAGATCACGCCCAGCGAGACCGGGATGCTGATCTCCGGAACGTGGACCCCCGACTCGTGCAGGGCGTGCAGCACCAGCTTCACGCCGATGAAGCCGAGGATGATCGACAGTCCGTAGGAGAGGTGGACCAGCTTCTTCAGCAGGCCGCCGATGAGGAAGTAGAGCTGGCGCAGACCCATCAGGGCGAACGCGTTGGCCGTGAAGACGATGTACGGGTCCTGCGTCAGGCCGAAGATCGCCGGGATCGAGTCCAGCGCGAAGAGCACGTCGGTGGTGCCGATCGCGAGCATCACGACCAGCATCGGGGTCATGACCCGCTTGCCGTTCTGCTGGATCCACAGCTTGGTGCCGTGGTAGCGGTCGGCGACACCGAAGCGGCGCTCGGCCGCCTTGAGCAGCTTGTTCTCCTCGTACTCCTCGTCCTGCTCGTCGGCCCGGGCCTCCTGGATCAGCTTCCAGGCCGTCCAGATGAGGAAGGCGCCGAAGAGGTAGAACACCCAGGAGAAGCTGGCGATGATGGCGGCACCGGCCGCGATGAAGATCGCCCGCAGGACCAGGGCTATGAGGACGCCGACGAGCAGCACCCGCTGCTGGTACTGCGAGGGCACGGCGAACTTCGCCATGATCAGGACGAAGACGAAGAGGTTGTCGACGCTCAGCGACTTCTCGGTGATGAAGCCGGCGAAGAACTCACCGGCGGGCTGGCCGCCGCCGAAGACGAGCAGACCGAGCCCGAAAACACAGGCCAGCGCGATCCAGACGCCCGTCCAGATACCCGCTTCCTTGATCGATACATCGTGCGGCTTGCGCCCGATGAAGAAGTCGACCGCGATCAGGGCGGCGAGGCCCACGATGGTCAGGACCCACAGGGTCATGGAAACTTCCACTGCGCCTCCGGCAGTACGTAACGGCAGATGTCAGCGTCGTCGCTGCCGGAGGTCTCTTCCACCCCGGGCGCCCGGCGCGCGTGATGCGCTCCGGAGCCCACGGCCGACGCCCCGGGATCTGGCCTGATCCGTATTGACGGGTACGCCGCAGCAGACAGGGAGTACTCCCCTCCGTACGAACGACAGTACCCCAATCACCAAGGAAGAGTAAAGAGCTGGGCAAAGGAAAGACCAAAACCCCTGGTCGCAGATGCTTTGCGACTACTTGACGCAGGGCCGATCAGGGGCGGCCCGTGCGGCGGGCCGTGGCGACCCGGGCGAGCACCGTCCGCAGCACCTGGCTGCCGGGCGGCACCAGCGGCGGCTCGTACGTCCACGCGTGCCCGACCCAGGGGTCCGCGAGGTGGTCGTCGGCCACCGGGGTCAGCCGCAGCAGGCAGCGCCAGAGCGGGTCGAGCAGCGGCCCGTACCTGGCGGCCTCCTCGCGGTCGGCGACCAGCATCAGGTGGACGCCGACGGCCGGTCCCTCGTCCGCGAGGTAGCGGAGCTGGTTCACCGCCCGGTCGTCGAAGCCGTGCGGGAAGTCGTTGACGATCAGCAGCCGCTGGGAGGTGTCGAAGCCCCGCGGCAGGGAGTCGGCGGCGCCACCGCGGACCGCCATCTGGACCAGGTCGACACGCTGGGTGAGCCGGGCCAGCACCTCCGCCGCTCCCCCGGCTCCGCGGGCGGGCGGATCCGCCGGTATCCCGGCCCGCACCAGCGGCTCCAGCGCCTGCGCGCCGGAGCCGGCCGGGTCGACGATGTGCACGGTGAACTCGCCCGCCGGGTGCGCGGCGAGCAGCCGGGCCGCGTGCGCGACGGCGCTCTCCAGCGCGCGGCGCCGCACCTCATGGGCGTCGGCGAAGTCGCCGTCGAGACCCGCTGAGGCCCCGCTGTCGATCCACAGACCGCGCTCCAGCGGCAGCCGGACCAGCATGGGGATGCGCAGCCGGCCGGCCTCGGGCAGGTGGAGGTCGCCCAGGCGCACGGCCATGGGCATCTCCCCCGGCACCCGGTAGTCGTGCCAGACGGGGCT contains the following coding sequences:
- a CDS encoding S66 family peptidase, with the protein product MTTPSYPPKPSPGDRVAVVSPSAGLPGLFPLPYELGLERLRDVFGLEPVEYPATRKIGSTPRERAEDLHAAFADPDIKAVIASIGGDDQITVLPLLDRALIRANPKPFFGWSDNTNLLAFLHRTGIVAYHGGSVMCELGRPGAMHPQTEESLRAALFTSGPYELRPAARWRDVDLDWADPATFGAEPATRPGTGWTWVGADRVVEGRGWGGCLEILGWLLMADREIPRDPAEFDGGVLFLETSEEMPSATEVFRTLRNMGERGLLRRFAALLMARPKTWSFERPHTPEESARHAAEQREAVLAAMRAYAPGTTIVFDVDFGHTDPQVVLPYGGFIRVDGPARRITVTY
- a CDS encoding MBL fold metallo-hydrolase, with translation MTYSGEVRVGGPADVHELKDLMITKIAVGPMDNNAYLLRCRATDEQLLIDAANDAGTLLGMIGDDGIASVVTTHRHGDHWQALAEVVAATGARTYAGRHDAEGIPVPTDVLLDDGDTLRVGQVELTARHLVGHTPGSIVLVYDDPHGHPHVFTGDCLFPGGVGNTHKDPKAFASLIHDVETKIFDVLPDESWVYPGHGNDTTLGAERPHLPEWHARGW
- a CDS encoding MFS transporter is translated as MLRLAAASLAGTAIEFYDFFVYGTAAALVLGPLFFPAFSPLAGTLAAFATFGVGFVARPLGSVLFGHIGDRHGRRPVLVASLLLTGASTVAVGCVPTYGAIGVAAPVLLVLLRFLQGLGLGGEWGGAVLLTAEHAPPERRALWSSFPQIGPAVGFLLANGVMLALSATLSDAQFAQWGWRVPFWMAGGLAVAGLWLRSSLTESPRFLEIDDHARVPLAEVVRDHWRLVLLTAGALSVGYAIFYAVTTWSLAYATERLGVSRSVMLTCIMAAVLVKGAVTPLAALLADRYGRRPLCLAGCTAAVLWMFPMVALLATGAPLPMFVGFLGAMLAFITMFAVIAAYLPELYEPRVRCTGAAVGYNLGGVLGGALTPIVATALAEQGGRVPWGVAAYLTVLALLSLGCFALLPETRPAPVAVERPATG
- a CDS encoding calcium:proton antiporter; amino-acid sequence: MITRPRALMARWTTAVPVAAVVLLVLTWGRDLPGAVVALVTLVLAGAVLAAVHHAEVVAHRVGEPFGSLVLAVAVTIIEVALIVTLMVDGGDKSSTLARDTVFAAVMITCNGVVGLSLLAASLRHRTAVFNPEGTGAALATVATLATLSLVLPTFTTSRPGPEFSTVQLTFAALSSLVLYGLFIATLTVRHRDYFLPVTRQGRAITAEDHADAPSSRTALISLGLLGLALIGVVGLAKGVSPTIEEGVEAAGLHHAVVGVIIALLVLLPETIAALRSARRDRVQTSLNLALGSSMASIGLTIPAVALASVWLPGPLVLGLGSVHMVLLALTVVVALLTVVPGRATPLQGGVHLVLFAAYLELAINP
- a CDS encoding TerC family protein, which produces MTLWVLTIVGLAALIAVDFFIGRKPHDVSIKEAGIWTGVWIALACVFGLGLLVFGGGQPAGEFFAGFITEKSLSVDNLFVFVLIMAKFAVPSQYQQRVLLVGVLIALVLRAIFIAAGAAIIASFSWVFYLFGAFLIWTAWKLIQEARADEQDEEYEENKLLKAAERRFGVADRYHGTKLWIQQNGKRVMTPMLVVMLAIGTTDVLFALDSIPAIFGLTQDPYIVFTANAFALMGLRQLYFLIGGLLKKLVHLSYGLSIILGFIGVKLVLHALHESGVHVPEISIPVSLGVICAVLVVTTITSLMATRKQAAAEAEGRQDDDAEKDSVGA
- the aroQ gene encoding type II 3-dehydroquinate dehydratase, which encodes MPRTLANAPIMILNGPNLNLLGQRQPEIYGSDTLADVEAMCAEAAAAHGGTVDFRQSNHEGELVDWIHEARLNHCGIVINPAAYSHTSVAILDALNTCDGLPVVEVHISNIHQRESFRHHSYVSLRADGVIAGCGVQGYVFGVERVAALAGAARAEA